The proteins below come from a single Micromonas commoda chromosome 8, complete sequence genomic window:
- a CDS encoding predicted protein — translation ADGSDEWRLDDVADAIRAGSVGIIPTDSRYAFVVDLESRDGVQTLYDLKGAKDYKPMSILCAGFSDIDRYTQGFPDNVVAGRQQPFKLARKCLPGPYTFILNAGKDMPKVCLLDPRSKSKNCKARKTVGVRVPSHPVTAALLARLDRPLLCGSVPNLEADTYDDDVQDPVLMLDEYERRGLGFLVDCGVMRNPGSTVIDLSKGKPQLVRRGAGDHSLWVDDDDDPTLSSDDEAWGF, via the coding sequence GCCGACGGCAGCGACGAGtggcgcctcgacgacgtcgccgacgccataCGCGCGGGCAGCGTGGGCATCATCCCCACGGACAGCAGGTACGCCTTCGTGGTGGACCTCGAATCGCGCGACGGAGTCCAGACGCTGTACGACCTGAAGGGCGCCAAGGACTACAAGCCGATGTCCATCCTCTGCGCGGGATTCAGCGACATCGACCGGTACACCCAGGGCTTTCCCGacaacgtcgtcgcggggcgccAGCAGCCGTTCAAGCTCGCGAGGAAGTGCCTCCCGGGCCCGTACACGTTCATCCTCAACGCGGGCAAAGACATGCCCAAGGTGTGCCTCCTCGACCCGCGGTCCAAGTCGAAGAACTGCAAGGCGCGCAAGACGGTCGGGGTGCGCGTGCCGTCGCACccagtcaccgccgcgctgctggcACGCCTCGACAGGCCGTTGCTCTGCGGCTCGGTGCCGAACCTCGAAGCTGAcacgtacgacgacgacgtgcaaGACCCGGTCTTGATGCTCGACGAGTACGAACGAAGGGGGTTGGGTTTTCTGGTGGACTGCGGCGTGATGCGCAACCCGGGCAGCACGGTGATAGACCTGTCCAAGGGAAAGCCGCAGTTGGTGCgcaggggcgcgggggaccaCAGTTTgtgggtcgacgacgacgatgatccGACGTTatcgtccgacgacgaggcgtggGGTTTTTGA